The Balneola sp. DNA segment CTCACATCTAATTTAAAATCCTCTCCCTGAGTTGCAGTATATCGCACACACCCTGAATGTTCGGAACATATCTGATCGTGGATTTGAAATCGGTAACCTAGAAATTTATCCTCATTTTGTTTAACCAATTCCAGATAGGCATCTCTCCCTTTAATAGTTCCAAATGGGCTGGTATGTTGAAAGTCTGCAGTTACAGGGAGATTCATATAATCTCCTGTGTTCCACTTCTCAAACCAGTCGTTTA contains these protein-coding regions:
- a CDS encoding nuclear transport factor 2 family protein, translated to MMNTEQLVNDWFEKWNTGDYMNLPVTADFQHTSPFGTIKGRDAYLELVKQNEDKFLGYRFQIHDQICSEHSGCVRYTATQGEDFKLDVSEWYYIKDGLIKEIIAYYHIGEIREERELE